The window GCGACGAAATGGTAGATATGTTATCTGAACATTTCTTTGGACGTGATTCTTTCCCATGGGATGGCAAGATGAAAGAATGTTTAGATGCAATTCATGAGATGGGGCATAATGTAAAAGTAATTTATAAAACGGTTCCTGAAACAGAGGTTATGTCTCTTGAAAAGGCAGTTAATTATTTTACCATGCGACTTCATAATAATGGATGGGGAGACATGGAAGACATGAAAGAAGAGATTAGAAATCTCATTGAGCCACTAGCTATTGATGGAGAAATCCATAATAAGACTGTTGATAAGGTGGCTTGGGTTTCATGGTCTGTGAAATAGGAGAGAAACATGACAGTTGATGAGAAACGTAAGTTAGAACTAAAAACTATGTACCAGATTATTGGCATCTATTGTCATAATAAGCACCACACTCCTAAAGGACAACTCTGTGAGGAGTGTCAAAAAGTTTGGCAATATGCTGAACATCGTATAGATGTATGTCCTCATATGGAAAGCAAGACCTTCTGCAGCGTATGTAAAACGCATTGCTATGCGCCTACGTATCGTGAAAAAATACGTGAAATCATGCGCTATGGTGGACCTAGAATGTTATTTATATCACCAATTCAAGTTATTCGCCATATGTATTTAGAGTGGAAGGATAGAAAAAGGAGTCGTACTTCTTATGAAAACTGATATGATTGTAAAGACAGGAATGTTTGTAGCATTGACGGTTTTACTATCTTATATATTTGCTATTCATACTACATTTATACATATTACCTTTGGATTTTTATCAACCGCTATATTTGGTATTCTTTATGGGCCTATGGCAGCAGGTATAATGGCTGCTATTGCCTGTTTTATAGGTATGTTTTTATTTGGACAAGGAGTATTCTTTCCCGGCTTTATCATATCTGAATTTCTTGTAGGCTATGTGTATGGGTATTTTTTACACGGACGTAATGTTACATTTAAACAATTACTTTTACCGGAGACGATTGTTACTGTATGTATACATCTGATATTAAATACAATATGGCTCACAATATTTTATAACAAAGCAGTATCTGCTATATTTATTGGACGTCTTATTAAAAATATCATTTGTTTCCCTTTAGAAATTGCTTTGATTTTAATTGTGTATAAAGCAGTCAGTAAGTTTATGGTACAAAAAAAGCCATAATCTTACAGTATATTAAAATGCACCCCTAACATTAGATTATATGTTAGGGGTGCATTATTATTTGTAAATATAGCGTTTTACGCGAGTGCTTTGTCCAATACAGTTTTGATTAAAGATTTTGTTTGGGCATAGCTTTCACCAGGTTGTGCCTCGTATTGTTTGTCGAGGTCGAACCATAAGTTCGGATAGTATTCATATGGGTGAGTTTTGAAGAGCTCATGAGCATCTTGATCTTCAACCCAGTTGATATGAATATCTGCGTATGCAGGATTTTCTGCAACGAGTTCATCGATAGCACGGAATGCATTAGCGCAATAAGGGCAACCGTTTAAATGGAAACCTAATATTTCTTTCATGATATTCAGTCCTTTCAAAATAGAATCTACATATATTTCTATAATTTGAGATTTTATACATATTCATGTACCACAACATATGGTACACTACTGAGTATAACATATCTAGATAAGATATTCAATTTTTTAGATATATCTGATGTCAATATTGAGAATTCGATATGCATGCATTATATAAATAAGGAGATACCTATGATTTCAGGCGCACAGTATTTGGTAAAAGCCCTTCAAGAGGAGCAGGTAGAGTTTTTATTTAACTACCCTGGGGCCGCAACCATCGATATCATGGATGAATTATATAAACAAGATCAAGTAAAGGTTATTTTGCCTCGTCATGAACAAGCCTTAGCTCATGCTGCAGATGGCTATGCTCGGAGTACTGGTAAAGTAGGGGTGTGTATGGTAACCTCCGGTCCAGGTGCTACAAATCTTGTGACTGGTATTGCCACAGCGTATGCAGATAGTGTGCCCCTCGTTTGTATTACTGGACAAGTTGATTTAGGCCTCATGGGCAATGATGCTTTTCAAGAGGTAGATACTGTTGGCATCGTCCGCAATATTTGTAAATATGCCGTTACTGTTCGTGACCGTAAAGATTTAGGTCGTATTTTGAAAGAGGCCTTTTACATTGCTCGCACAGGTCGTCCAGGCCCTGTTGTAGTAGATATTCCTAAGAATATTCAGAAGGCTATGGGGTCAGATGAATATCCAACAGAGATTAATATTCGCGGTTACAAACCAAATACCACTGTTCACGTAGGTCAAGTTAAAAAGGCCTGTTCTATTATTAGTAAAGCTAAAAGGCCTCTATTCCTATTAGGCGGTGGGGTAAGTATTAGTGGGGCCAATGACCTTATGATGGAGTTGGTTGAAAAAACAGGGATTCCTGTTGTAACAACCTTGATGGGAAAAGGTGCTATTGATAGTCGTCATCCATTGTATCTTGGTAATGTAGGGATTCACGGTGGCTATGCGCCTAATGTAGCCATAACTGATTGTGATGTGATGATTTCTATTGGTACCCGTTTTAACGACCGCATTACAGGCAAGTTAAGTACCTTTGCACAAGATTGTAAGATTATCCATATTGATGTAGATGCGGCGTCTATTTCTAAAAATATTAAGGTCGATATTCCAATCGTAGCAGATGCTAAATTGGCTATAGAAAAAATCTTAGAATATATTGAACCTCACGATCTTGGCAACTGGCCAAAACAATTACAGCAACTTAAGGCAGAGCGCCCTGTCACTCAAGCTGACGAAGAGGGGTTAACACCTCAAACTGTTATCGAGTACATCAATCATCATTATGAACATCCTATCGTTACAACCGATGTGGGTCAAAATCAATTGTGGACTACCCAGTTCCTTGATGTGAAAGGTCAATATCAAATGTTGACGTCTGGTGGCTTAGGGACTATGGGTTATGGTTTTCCTGCTGCATTAGGTGCGCAAATGGGAAATCCAGATAAGCGTGTATTTGCTATCTGTGGTGATGGTGGCGTGCAAATGAATATCCAAGAGTTTGCCACTGCTATGCACTACCGCTTGCCTGTGACGCTAATTATTTTAAATAATGGTTTCCTCGGAAATGTACGCCAATGGCAACAATTGTTCTACGACAAACGATATGCTTGTACAAATTTATTGATGGATGAAAGCTCTATTGTAACGCGTGATATTATTGATAATAATGAGTTTGAATATGTTCCAAACTTTGTACAATTGGCAGAAGCTTATGGTGCTAAAGCTATGCGAATCACTAAGGTAGAGGACATCGAAAAAGGATTCCAATTGGCGGATACTTTCAAAGATGGACCAACCTTACTCGAGTTTATCATTCCAACAGAACTCAATGTGTTGCCAATGGTACCAGCAGGTAAGTCTTTAAGTGATATGTTGTTGAAGGATAAAAAATAGGAGGGGCTATGGAAGTACATATGAAAAAACGTTGTATTTCAGCGTATGTAGAAAACCAAATCGGTGTACTAGCTAAGATTTCAGGCCTCTTCGCAGGCAAAAATTATAATCTTGATACATTGACTGTAGGGGAAACTGAAGATTCTACCATGTCTCGTATGACAATTGAGCTCACATGTGATGATTTGACATATGAACAAATTATTAAACAGCTTAATCGCAGTGTAGAGGTGATTAAGGTTATAGACTTTACAGACATGCCGATTACGAAAAAAGAATTACTATTTATCAAGGTCAATAGCTGTAAAGAAGCGGATAAACAAGAAATCTTCCGCATTGCCCAAACCTTTGATCTATTAGTTGTGGATTATAATCGTAAATCTGTACTAGTACAATGTGTAAAGACCGTATCTAAAAATAATGACATGATTGCCTTATTTAAAGATATGTTCGTCAATCGTATTGAAGTTGTACGAGGTGGTAGCGTAGCTATCGAAGCATTATCTACACCTGATAGATAAGGAGTGTACTCTAGCACTTTAAAAGCGATTTAGGTCTATTCAAATATATAATACATGTATTTGAATAGACCTATTTTTTGTGGCTTAAAGCGTGTACAACTTAATATGATATAATATGTATATCGAGCATTATTGATATAGAGACCTTGGTTGTATGCCAAAGTCTTTTTATATAGGAGGTACTATGAGCTTATTAGATGATATTTTAGCCCATAATCGAGAATATGTAGAAGATCAAAATACAGGTTATGTAGATACAGATACAAAGTGTAGTAAAATGCCTAGTCGTGAAATGGCAATTGTTACATGTATGGATACACGTCTTGTTAACTTCTTAGAAGATTCCATGGATATTGGGCGCGGTGAAGCGAAAATCGTAAAGACAGCAGGTAACTGTATTACAGGTCCCTTTGATGGCGTTGTACGTAGTTTACTTGTTTGTGTTTATGAGCTAGGCGTTAACGAAATCTTTATCATTGGTCATCACGAATGTGGTATGGCAAAAACTACGGCAAAAGATCTAACAGAAAAAATGTTGGCTCGTGGTATTGCACCAGAAGCGATTCATATGGTCCGTAAAGAAATGGAACGCTGGGCTGATGGCTTTACACATCCTGCTGAAAATGTAGAGGATACAGTAGACGAATTGCGTATGAATCCTTTGATTCCTAAAGATGTGCCTATTCACGGACTTATCTTCCATCCTAGAACGGGTGAAATCGAAGTCATTGTCAATGGCTATACACAAATGAAACAATATTACGAAAAGAATTAGAATTATATGAACAAAAAAAGATTAATTATATCCGTACTGACCATTATTGCCTTGGTCTGTGCTGTTGTAGGTGGATATGTCTATAAGGATGCCATACAGAGTCGCATAACTAGAACGGCTGCTATTGTGAGTGGACAAGATATTAAGCCACTCCTAGATTCTGAAGGCCGTTATATTCGACAAATCGTAGCTCAAGATAACAGCACGAGTCGTACTATTATGTGGCAATCAGATAGCAGTGAAGCTGATGCGGTAATAGAGTATCGTCTTGTTGGATCCGATACGACTCAAACGATAAGAGCTACAGACAAAGCTTTTACCGATGATGGTAGTACTACCTATATCCATGAGGGTACATTAACTGGTTTGATGCCTAGTACTAAATACGAATATCGAGTTGGTTATGGTAGTAATCGCCGTAGTGATTGGTACTCTCTGGAAACGGCTGGCGCCAGTGTGTATGATGTTCTTATCTATCCAGATTCTCAATCTGGTGATTATTCTGCGTGGGAGCAGATTGTTAAGGATTCCGCACATCGCAATCCAAGGACAGCCCTGTATATTAGCATGGGGGACCTTGTAGATAATGGGGAACAAGACTATCAATGGCGCACTTGGTTGAATTCCATCAGACCATTGAGTGCTAATGTGCCGTTAGCAACGACCTTAGGCAATCATGAGATGTATACATTAGATTGGAAAATGCGCGAGCCTTATGCATATTTGAATTACTTCGCAGTACCGCCTAATGGGAATGAAATATTTAATCGCCGTTATTATTCCTATGATTTTGGCGATGTGCATTACGTTGTATTAGATACGATGTTGTATGAAAGTAATCATGAGGATAATCATGATACTCATCATCCTGATTTGTACGATGTAGAGGTTCAGTGGCTACGTCAAGATTTAGCAGCTAATACTAAAAAGTGGACTGTAGTCCTCATGCATCGTGATCCATTCCGATATGCCTTTGACCGACCAGGTGCAAGTCGCGATGTAGGTTTCGATGATGAGGGCGTATTATTTATGCCTATCTTCGATGAGTTTAATGTAGACTTAGTTTTATCTGCTCATTTACATACATACCGCAACCGTGGCCATGTACGAAACTTTGATCGAGACCCATCTGGTCCACTATATATCCTTACAGGTATAGCTGGTGATGCACGACGTCCTAAGTGGAAGCAACATCCCTTAGATGTATATGTAGCACCTCAGCCTGAAACGAATAATTATATGTCTATGACCGTAACACCAAATAAGCTGATTGTAAAATCATTTTTACCTGATGGTACTCAGCTTGACGAATCAGTCATTGAAAAATAAGAGAAAGACACCTCCTTTGGGAGGTGTCTTTTTTGTCTAATAAAAAGCATTAAGCATTTATGAGTAAAGTTAATGTACAATATAACAAATAAAAATACGAAAAATACGTATAAAAACTTGCTTATTATAAAATGTAGTATTATAATACGTACATAGATTATAAAAATACGCTAAATATGTATAAATTATGCATATAGTGTATAAAGGAGATAGAGTAATGAATGCATTACAAGACTTAATAAAAACTTATGCCTCCCAATATAAAGAACAAGTTGTGGAATGGCGTCGACATATTCACAGTCATCCAGAATTGTCGGGTGAAGAAAAAAATACATCTTTATTTATTCAAAAGGTGCTTGGTGAACTAGAAATTCCCTTTGTAAACGATGTTTCCGATTATGCTGTTATCGGTAAGATAGAAGGTGCTCATACAGGCCCTGTTATTGCATTGCGTGCCGATATGGATGCATTACCCATACATGAAATAACAGGCTTGCCCTTTGCTTCACAAAATGAAGGCGTTATGCATGCTTGTGGTCATGATAGCCACATGGCAATCTTGCTTGGTGCAGCAGCGATTTTACAGTCTATTAAAGATCAATTGCACGGCACTGTAAAACTTGTATTCCAGCCTTCCGAAGAGGAAGCATTATTCCCAGGAGCACAAGGTATTGTAGATAGCGGTATCCTTGATGACGTAGATGAAATATATGGACTTCATGTATGGCCACAATTACCCGTTGGCACTGTAGGTCTAAAAAAAGGTAATTTGATGGCTGCATCAGATCACTTCCTTGTACATATTAAGGGCAAATCAACCCATGGTGCGGAGCCTCACAATGGGATTGATGCTATTGTAGCCGCAGCGAACTGGATTGTAAATGTGGAGTCTATGGTAGCTCGTGAAACGAATCCTATGGAAAATCTTGTATGTACCATAGGTGTTATAAATGGCGGTGATCGATACAATGTAGGCTGTGGCGATGTATATCTAGAAGGTACATGTCGTACCTATGAACCAGAGAAACGTGATTATATTGAGCGACGATTAGGTGAAAGTTTACAGGCCCTCGATGTGATGTTTAAAACGGAAAGCACTTTGGATTATAAAAGGGGACATGGTGCAACTATCAATAATCCAGAGGCCATTGATTATGCCACATCCATTGTAGAGAAATATCTTGGTAAAGACGCAGTGGTACATCCTGAGTTCCCATCTATGGCAGCAGAAGACTTCTCCGCCTATCTTCATAAAATCAAAGGTGCGTTCCTTTGGTTAGGCACTGGCTTTGAAGGCAATCCGGCCTTACATAATGAGGCTTTCACCATCGATGAAAGCATCCTCGAACCTAGTATAACAATGATGGCAGCTATTGCCGCCGAATATTTACAAGAAAAGTAGTTAAACACATAGTTTGAAATAAGAGGTTATCATGAAAAGTTTACAACATACATCATTTAAAACAATGCTTCAATATACACCAGAGGAAATTAAATACTTTTTAGATTTAGCAGCTAAATTAAAAGCAGATAAAAAAGCGGGTAAGGAAATTAAAACATTAGAAGGTAAAAACTTTGTTCTAATTTTTGAAAAAGACTCAACGCGGACCCGCTGTGCTTTTGAGGTAGGGGCAGCTGACCAAGGTGCTTTTACAACATATCTTGGTCCTACAGGTTCTCAAATGAATAAGAAAGAATCCTTAAAGGACACGGCTCGTGTTCTCGGTTCCATGTATGATGCCATCGAGTTTAGAGGCTTTGACCAAAAGGACGTAGATACATTGGAGGAATACTCTGGTGTGCCAGTTTGGAATGGGCTTACCGATATGGATCATCCTACACAAACATTAGCCAATTTCTTAACACTTCAAGAAAATATCGACAAACCGTTGAATGAAATTTCTTTTGCCTATGTAGGTCATGGTCAATCTAATATGTGCAATGCTTTGATGAGTGGTGCCGTTAAAATGGGGATGGATTTCAGACTTATTGGTCCTAAACAATACTGGCCAGCTGGTCCATTCTACGAAGAGTGCTTAAAGGTGGCTAAAGAAACAGGTGCTACTATCACTTGTACAGATGATGTAGCTGAAGGTGTTAAAGGCTTAGATGTCATTTACACTGGTGTGTGGGTAACGATGGGCGATACTTACGATATGTGGGAGGAACGTATCAATACATTTAAACCGTTCCAAGTAAATGCAGAAATGATGGCATTAACTGGTAATCCCAATACTAAGTTCTGTCACTGTTTACCTGCGTTCCACAACACAGAAACACAAGTAGGTAAAGATATTTATGAACGGTTTGGCATGGATGGCATTGAGGTAACCGAAGAGGTATTCGAAGGTCCAAACTCATTGGCGTTCCAAGAAGCAGAAAATCGTCTCCACACGATTAAGGCAGTTATGGTTGCTACCTTTGGAAATTATCCATTGAAATAAGTTCATCTTCCTAAATGGTGATGTATGGTATCGTTTGTTTTCTATTTATATTGGATAAAGGGCTATATAAATAGGTGTGAGTCACCAATAGGTGAGAATTGAGGTTTATTATGACACCCCATAGAGTATTTATTGTCGGTCATGAAGGCACAACGGGTCTTAGAATTCATGAACGATTATCCGATCGAAAAGATATAGAACTCTTAGCGACTGCTGATGAGGATCGCAAAAATGTAGAGGCCATTAAAGTGGTTGCAAAAAAGGCAGACATCGTATTTCTTTGTTTACCTGATGCGGCATCTAAAGATATTATGGCGGTTATCGGTGACTTGCCGTGCAAGGTAATCGATACATCTACTGCTTTTAGAACTGATTCTGATTGGGCCTATGGTTTCCCAGAGCTTGGTACTAATTATAAGACAGCTATTGCTACTAAAAAACATATTGCAAATCCTGGCTGTCATGCAAGTGGTATGATAGCTTGCATAGCACCTCTTGTAAAAGAAGGGCTCGTGCCAGCGGATTATCCTTTCACTATTACATCCTTAACAGGCTATAGCGGTGGTGGTAAGAAGATGATTGGCCAATATGAAAGTAGTCCTAAGGACTATTTCCTTTATGCGCCTCGTCAATATGGGCTTGGCCAAGAACATAAACATTTACCCGAAGTACAACATGTATGCGGCCTTAGTGAAGCTCCAATTTTTATGCCAATTGTTGATGATTACTACTCTGGAATGGAGGTTACCGTAGGTATTCATAGTCGTTTATGTCATAAACCTGTTTGTATTGATAAGGTACAACAAACGTTAGAATACTTTTACAAAGATAGTACAATCGTTACGGTTGCACCATTTACTGAAAATAGCAATAGCGGTATGTTAAACGCTAATCAATTGAGCAATACGGACAGTATGAAAATCTATGTCACTGGTAACGATGAACGCATCATGGTTCACGCCATTTTCGATAATTTAGGTAAAGGTGCATCGGGTGCCGCCGTTCAATGTATGAATATTGCATTGGGGTTACCAGAGGATACTGGTTTAGTATTAGGTTAGAGAGGAATCTATGAAGAATGTAACAAATGCAATGCGGGCGCATATCTTAACGGCGGCCGTTCCATATATAAAACAATACACAGACCAGTACGTTGTCGTTAAATACGGTGGCAATGCCATGGTGG of the Veillonella parvula genome contains:
- a CDS encoding nitrous oxide-stimulated promoter family protein; amino-acid sequence: MTVDEKRKLELKTMYQIIGIYCHNKHHTPKGQLCEECQKVWQYAEHRIDVCPHMESKTFCSVCKTHCYAPTYREKIREIMRYGGPRMLFISPIQVIRHMYLEWKDRKRSRTSYEN
- a CDS encoding folate family ECF transporter S component; its protein translation is MKTDMIVKTGMFVALTVLLSYIFAIHTTFIHITFGFLSTAIFGILYGPMAAGIMAAIACFIGMFLFGQGVFFPGFIISEFLVGYVYGYFLHGRNVTFKQLLLPETIVTVCIHLILNTIWLTIFYNKAVSAIFIGRLIKNIICFPLEIALILIVYKAVSKFMVQKKP
- the ilvB gene encoding biosynthetic-type acetolactate synthase large subunit; amino-acid sequence: MISGAQYLVKALQEEQVEFLFNYPGAATIDIMDELYKQDQVKVILPRHEQALAHAADGYARSTGKVGVCMVTSGPGATNLVTGIATAYADSVPLVCITGQVDLGLMGNDAFQEVDTVGIVRNICKYAVTVRDRKDLGRILKEAFYIARTGRPGPVVVDIPKNIQKAMGSDEYPTEINIRGYKPNTTVHVGQVKKACSIISKAKRPLFLLGGGVSISGANDLMMELVEKTGIPVVTTLMGKGAIDSRHPLYLGNVGIHGGYAPNVAITDCDVMISIGTRFNDRITGKLSTFAQDCKIIHIDVDAASISKNIKVDIPIVADAKLAIEKILEYIEPHDLGNWPKQLQQLKAERPVTQADEEGLTPQTVIEYINHHYEHPIVTTDVGQNQLWTTQFLDVKGQYQMLTSGGLGTMGYGFPAALGAQMGNPDKRVFAICGDGGVQMNIQEFATAMHYRLPVTLIILNNGFLGNVRQWQQLFYDKRYACTNLLMDESSIVTRDIIDNNEFEYVPNFVQLAEAYGAKAMRITKVEDIEKGFQLADTFKDGPTLLEFIIPTELNVLPMVPAGKSLSDMLLKDKK
- the ilvN gene encoding acetolactate synthase small subunit, which codes for MEVHMKKRCISAYVENQIGVLAKISGLFAGKNYNLDTLTVGETEDSTMSRMTIELTCDDLTYEQIIKQLNRSVEVIKVIDFTDMPITKKELLFIKVNSCKEADKQEIFRIAQTFDLLVVDYNRKSVLVQCVKTVSKNNDMIALFKDMFVNRIEVVRGGSVAIEALSTPDR
- a CDS encoding beta-class carbonic anhydrase, which codes for MSLLDDILAHNREYVEDQNTGYVDTDTKCSKMPSREMAIVTCMDTRLVNFLEDSMDIGRGEAKIVKTAGNCITGPFDGVVRSLLVCVYELGVNEIFIIGHHECGMAKTTAKDLTEKMLARGIAPEAIHMVRKEMERWADGFTHPAENVEDTVDELRMNPLIPKDVPIHGLIFHPRTGEIEVIVNGYTQMKQYYEKN
- a CDS encoding fibronectin type III domain-containing protein translates to MNKKRLIISVLTIIALVCAVVGGYVYKDAIQSRITRTAAIVSGQDIKPLLDSEGRYIRQIVAQDNSTSRTIMWQSDSSEADAVIEYRLVGSDTTQTIRATDKAFTDDGSTTYIHEGTLTGLMPSTKYEYRVGYGSNRRSDWYSLETAGASVYDVLIYPDSQSGDYSAWEQIVKDSAHRNPRTALYISMGDLVDNGEQDYQWRTWLNSIRPLSANVPLATTLGNHEMYTLDWKMREPYAYLNYFAVPPNGNEIFNRRYYSYDFGDVHYVVLDTMLYESNHEDNHDTHHPDLYDVEVQWLRQDLAANTKKWTVVLMHRDPFRYAFDRPGASRDVGFDDEGVLFMPIFDEFNVDLVLSAHLHTYRNRGHVRNFDRDPSGPLYILTGIAGDARRPKWKQHPLDVYVAPQPETNNYMSMTVTPNKLIVKSFLPDGTQLDESVIEK
- a CDS encoding M20 metallopeptidase family protein, which gives rise to MNALQDLIKTYASQYKEQVVEWRRHIHSHPELSGEEKNTSLFIQKVLGELEIPFVNDVSDYAVIGKIEGAHTGPVIALRADMDALPIHEITGLPFASQNEGVMHACGHDSHMAILLGAAAILQSIKDQLHGTVKLVFQPSEEEALFPGAQGIVDSGILDDVDEIYGLHVWPQLPVGTVGLKKGNLMAASDHFLVHIKGKSTHGAEPHNGIDAIVAAANWIVNVESMVARETNPMENLVCTIGVINGGDRYNVGCGDVYLEGTCRTYEPEKRDYIERRLGESLQALDVMFKTESTLDYKRGHGATINNPEAIDYATSIVEKYLGKDAVVHPEFPSMAAEDFSAYLHKIKGAFLWLGTGFEGNPALHNEAFTIDESILEPSITMMAAIAAEYLQEK
- the argF gene encoding ornithine carbamoyltransferase, with amino-acid sequence MKSLQHTSFKTMLQYTPEEIKYFLDLAAKLKADKKAGKEIKTLEGKNFVLIFEKDSTRTRCAFEVGAADQGAFTTYLGPTGSQMNKKESLKDTARVLGSMYDAIEFRGFDQKDVDTLEEYSGVPVWNGLTDMDHPTQTLANFLTLQENIDKPLNEISFAYVGHGQSNMCNALMSGAVKMGMDFRLIGPKQYWPAGPFYEECLKVAKETGATITCTDDVAEGVKGLDVIYTGVWVTMGDTYDMWEERINTFKPFQVNAEMMALTGNPNTKFCHCLPAFHNTETQVGKDIYERFGMDGIEVTEEVFEGPNSLAFQEAENRLHTIKAVMVATFGNYPLK
- the argC gene encoding N-acetyl-gamma-glutamyl-phosphate reductase, which produces MTPHRVFIVGHEGTTGLRIHERLSDRKDIELLATADEDRKNVEAIKVVAKKADIVFLCLPDAASKDIMAVIGDLPCKVIDTSTAFRTDSDWAYGFPELGTNYKTAIATKKHIANPGCHASGMIACIAPLVKEGLVPADYPFTITSLTGYSGGGKKMIGQYESSPKDYFLYAPRQYGLGQEHKHLPEVQHVCGLSEAPIFMPIVDDYYSGMEVTVGIHSRLCHKPVCIDKVQQTLEYFYKDSTIVTVAPFTENSNSGMLNANQLSNTDSMKIYVTGNDERIMVHAIFDNLGKGASGAAVQCMNIALGLPEDTGLVLG